One window of Cucurbita pepo subsp. pepo cultivar mu-cu-16 chromosome LG19, ASM280686v2, whole genome shotgun sequence genomic DNA carries:
- the LOC111781406 gene encoding small nuclear ribonucleoprotein-associated protein B'-like, with amino-acid sequence MSMSKSSKMLQYVNYRMRVTIQDGRQLVGKFMAFDRHMNLVLGDCEEFRKLPPAKGKKTNEERDERRTLGLVLLRGEEVISMTVEGPPPAEESRAKAVNAAAMAGPGIGRAAGRGIPTAPLVQAQPGLAGPVRGVGGPAPGMMQPQISRPPVPQLSAPPMSYPAAPVIRPPGQMPMFPGQGPPPVGRGMPPPQFSAARPGGAPPQPFPGPPQFAQRPMGPPPTGQVMRGPPPPPRPGMAPPPPRPGMPPPPGGAVPVYGPPRPGMPPPPNPQNQHQNQQQ; translated from the coding sequence ATGTCGATGTCTAAGAGCTCCAAGATGCTCCAGTACGTTAATTATCGGATGAGGGTCACGATTCAAGATGGGCGCCAATTGGTGGGCAAGTTCATGGCCTTCGATCGGCATATGAACCTCGTCCTCGGCGACTGCGAGGAGTTCCGTAAGCTTCCGCCGGCTAAGGGTAAAAAGACTAATGAGGAACGTGACGAACGTCGTACCCTTGGCCTCGTTCTTCTACGCGGCGAAGAGGTAATTTCCATGACAGTTGAGGGTCCACCGCCTGCTGAAGAGTCCCGTGCTAAAGCCGTCAATGCTGCTGCTATGGCTGGGCCTGGTATTGGCCGTGCCGCTGGGAGAGGTATCCCGACTGCTCCTCTTGTTCAAGCTCAGCCTGGTCTTGCTGGACCAGTTCGTGGAGTGGGCGGACCCGCTCCGGGGATGATGCAGCCTCAAATCTCTCGCCCGCCAGTACCTCAGCTTTCGGCTCCGCCGATGTCATATCCGGCTGCCCCCGTTATCCGTCCACCTGGTCAGATGCCGATGTTTCCAGGGCAAGGTCCACCTCCGGTTGGGAGAGGTATGCCTCCACCTCAATTCTCGGCAGCGAGACCAGGGGGAGCCCCTCCACAACCATTCCCAGGTCCTCCTCAATTTGCGCAGAGACCAATGGGACCTCCACCAACAGGGCAAGTGATGAGGGGACCGCCACCTCCACCCAGGCCTGGAATGGCACCTCCCCCGCCTCGACCTGGGATGCCTCCTCCGCCTGGTGGCGCAGTTCCTGTTTACGGACCACCTCGTCCTGGCATGCCGCCTCCGCCCAACCCACAAAATCAGCACCAAAATCAACAGCAATAG